The Gimibacter soli genome includes a region encoding these proteins:
- a CDS encoding DUF4287 domain-containing protein has product MSEEKIKGPASYFPSIEKKYGQPISHWKDIVRAAQPAKHMELVAMLKDQHGMGHGHANAIVAHTLAEDKG; this is encoded by the coding sequence ATGAGCGAAGAGAAGATCAAAGGCCCGGCGTCCTATTTTCCTTCTATCGAGAAGAAGTACGGCCAGCCGATTTCCCACTGGAAAGATATTGTCCGCGCGGCTCAGCCGGCCAAGCATATGGAACTTGTTGCCATGCTGAAGGACCAGCACGGCATGGGGCATGGCCATGCCAATGCGATTGTCGCCCACACCCTCGCCGAAGACAAAGGCTGA
- a CDS encoding PAS domain-containing protein, giving the protein MAKASAFDMNALDNRIRELVAYARERDGEDRTTLFRNLVDLFLTGKAPSREPTRTQLLDVLEALIPHVDPETRRTAADLLAGLSEPPMDLVRRISRDRANLVSDLLRRAPFSEDDMISLIETTGREHHQELAARNDLSANVWIALARATPTARANDSQSTLALWRDDLGIKRPSQEFAATITQLHPDTSGRAPARLRILRTDEDLIARAAEGDEDATARDELRLLDQEDVVRDTPRATPIRQIVRELPDPGPGGWAFMSDRDGLIAAVSPKGLQILDIEADDVVGSSLLDLLGLNAKLGHPIARALQRRSAIHDAPLYLSNLDSHHRYWTLEATPLFSPCGGVFEGYEGILTPVMPMEDDEPVRGDTNTAADPLFLDEDESDTPQPRTAAAGLRMQPLARHEADEDAEHRPAVNAETERHVGDTFAMLRAELKHDVPPSRPIDTPAAEQRPVQQQAPAQPQAQAPAPTPEPMTQDDLRATLDTLDDAIRRLSEAARNGKPQLRLQADIAAACAKSLREQLDR; this is encoded by the coding sequence GTGGCTAAAGCATCCGCGTTCGACATGAACGCGCTTGATAACCGGATCAGGGAGCTTGTGGCGTACGCCCGGGAACGGGACGGCGAAGACCGCACTACGCTCTTCCGCAATCTGGTCGATCTGTTCCTGACGGGGAAGGCCCCGTCGAGGGAGCCTACACGCACGCAACTGCTTGATGTCCTTGAAGCCCTGATCCCCCACGTTGATCCCGAAACCCGCCGCACCGCTGCCGACCTTCTGGCCGGCCTTTCCGAGCCGCCGATGGATCTGGTGCGCCGTATCAGCCGCGACCGCGCCAATCTGGTCTCCGATCTCTTGCGCCGTGCGCCTTTCAGCGAAGACGACATGATCTCGCTGATTGAAACCACAGGCCGCGAGCACCATCAGGAACTGGCCGCCCGCAACGATCTTTCGGCGAATGTCTGGATCGCGCTTGCCCGCGCCACGCCGACCGCCCGCGCGAACGACAGCCAGTCGACCCTCGCCCTGTGGCGCGACGACCTTGGCATCAAGCGCCCGTCGCAGGAATTTGCTGCAACCATCACCCAGCTTCATCCGGACACCAGTGGCCGGGCGCCAGCACGCCTGCGCATTCTGCGCACCGATGAAGACCTGATCGCCCGCGCCGCCGAAGGCGACGAAGACGCCACTGCCCGCGATGAACTGCGCCTGCTGGATCAGGAAGATGTGGTTCGCGATACGCCGCGCGCCACACCGATCCGCCAGATCGTACGGGAACTGCCGGACCCCGGCCCCGGCGGCTGGGCCTTCATGAGCGACCGTGACGGCCTGATCGCCGCCGTTTCGCCCAAGGGCCTTCAAATCCTTGATATTGAAGCTGACGATGTTGTCGGCTCCTCGCTTCTGGACCTGCTTGGCCTGAATGCCAAGCTTGGCCACCCGATCGCACGCGCCCTGCAGCGCCGCAGCGCCATCCATGATGCGCCGCTTTATCTGTCGAACCTCGACAGTCATCATCGCTACTGGACGCTGGAAGCCACGCCGCTGTTCAGCCCTTGCGGTGGCGTTTTCGAAGGCTACGAGGGTATTTTGACCCCGGTGATGCCCATGGAGGACGACGAACCCGTACGCGGCGACACGAACACTGCCGCAGACCCGCTTTTCCTGGACGAAGACGAAAGCGATACGCCGCAGCCCCGCACCGCGGCAGCCGGCCTGCGCATGCAGCCGCTCGCACGCCATGAGGCGGACGAAGATGCTGAACATCGCCCGGCAGTGAATGCCGAAACTGAGCGGCATGTGGGCGATACCTTCGCCATGCTCAGGGCCGAGCTGAAGCATGACGTGCCACCGTCACGCCCGATCGACACCCCGGCCGCTGAACAGCGTCCCGTGCAGCAGCAAGCGCCGGCCCAGCCGCAGGCACAGGCTCCAGCCCCGACACCCGAGCCGATGACGCAGGACGACCTTCGCGCCACGCTCGATACGCTCGACGATGCGATCCGCCGCCTGAGCGAAGCCGCACGGAACGGCAAGCCGCAGCTGCGCCTGCAGGCCGATATCGCAGCAGCCTGCGCCAAGTCCCTGCGCGAACAACTCGACCGCTAG
- a CDS encoding Lrp/AsnC family transcriptional regulator, which produces MGRVKLDSVDRKILSVLQAEGRITNVDLAERVGITAPPCLRRVRALEEEGYIQGFHADLNKEMLGYGLTVFAMVGLHSQADSDLKAFEQQCQSWPLVRECYMLNGEIDFILKIVAHDLSSFQQFLTSSLTASPNVASVKTSLTIRTSKQLPGVPLPPVD; this is translated from the coding sequence ATGGGGCGCGTCAAGCTCGACAGTGTTGACCGCAAGATTCTTTCTGTGCTGCAGGCCGAGGGCCGCATCACCAATGTGGATCTTGCCGAACGGGTAGGCATCACCGCGCCGCCCTGCCTGCGCCGCGTGCGCGCGCTTGAAGAAGAAGGCTATATTCAGGGCTTCCACGCCGATCTCAACAAGGAGATGCTGGGATATGGCCTGACCGTCTTTGCGATGGTTGGCCTGCACAGCCAGGCGGACAGCGACCTGAAGGCGTTCGAGCAACAGTGCCAGAGCTGGCCGCTGGTTCGCGAATGCTACATGCTGAACGGCGAGATCGACTTCATCCTGAAGATCGTGGCGCATGACCTGTCGTCGTTCCAGCAGTTCCTGACAAGCTCGCTGACCGCTTCGCCGAATGTAGCAAGCGTGAAGACGTCGCTGACGATCCGAACCTCTAAACAGCTGCCGGGTGTACCCCTGCCGCCGGTCGACTGA
- the greA gene encoding transcription elongation factor GreA, whose amino-acid sequence MNEKVPMLRDGYLRLEAELKTLKSVERPSVVQAIEEARAHGDLSENAEYHAAKERQGLIEGRIIELEGKLSRAQVIDPTSLSGDKVVFGATVTLIDEDDKEVVYQIVGADEGDVKAGKISYQSPIARALIGRNVGAEIEVKTPSGERYYELTDLKFI is encoded by the coding sequence ATGAACGAAAAAGTACCGATGCTGCGAGACGGCTATCTGAGACTGGAAGCCGAGCTCAAGACTCTGAAAAGCGTTGAACGCCCCTCTGTTGTGCAGGCGATCGAGGAAGCACGCGCACACGGCGACCTTTCGGAAAATGCCGAATATCATGCCGCCAAGGAACGCCAGGGCCTGATCGAAGGCCGCATCATCGAGCTGGAAGGCAAGCTTTCGCGCGCTCAGGTGATCGATCCGACCTCGCTTTCGGGCGATAAGGTCGTGTTTGGTGCCACCGTGACCCTGATCGACGAAGACGACAAGGAAGTCGTTTACCAGATCGTGGGTGCGGACGAAGGCGACGTGAAGGCCGGCAAGATTTCTTACCAGTCGCCCATCGCCCGCGCGCTGATCGGCCGCAATGTCGGCGCCGAGATCGAGGTGAAAACCCCCTCGGGCGAGCGCTATTATGAACTGACCGACCTGAAGTTCATCTGA
- a CDS encoding winged helix-turn-helix transcriptional regulator: MRYGQFCPIAKANEILGEKWTILIIRELLMGARRFNELQRGLGLISPALLTTRLKALEDQGMVVRRQIGGQRGFEYFPSKAAEEMLPVLVAMGEWGLCWARRNLSDSDYDAEFLMYYLERSIMPESLPGNETVIRFEFPDYETQKNWWLVVNRDTVEVCIKDPGRDVDVFLSSSVRTMADVWMGDRSYRSAVKDGDLSVVGPSSLTRNLFDWLRPSIFAESPRPPVSGAAA; the protein is encoded by the coding sequence GTGCGTTACGGACAATTTTGCCCGATTGCCAAGGCAAACGAAATACTTGGCGAAAAGTGGACCATCCTGATTATCCGCGAGCTTCTGATGGGGGCGCGGCGTTTCAATGAATTGCAGCGCGGGCTTGGCCTCATTTCCCCTGCCCTTCTGACCACGCGCCTCAAGGCCCTTGAAGATCAGGGAATGGTCGTGCGGCGCCAGATCGGCGGCCAACGCGGCTTTGAATATTTCCCGAGCAAGGCAGCCGAAGAGATGCTGCCCGTCCTTGTCGCCATGGGGGAATGGGGCCTGTGCTGGGCGCGCCGAAACCTCAGTGACAGCGATTATGACGCCGAATTCCTGATGTATTATCTGGAACGCAGCATTATGCCCGAAAGCCTGCCCGGCAATGAAACGGTCATCCGCTTCGAATTCCCGGACTATGAAACCCAGAAGAACTGGTGGCTGGTCGTCAACCGCGACACGGTGGAAGTGTGCATCAAGGATCCCGGCAGGGACGTTGATGTCTTCCTGTCGTCCAGCGTGCGCACCATGGCCGATGTATGGATGGGTGACAGGAGCTACCGGTCTGCCGTCAAGGACGGCGATCTTTCGGTTGTCGGCCCCTCAAGCCTGACCCGCAACCTCTTTGACTGGCTGCGCCCCAGCATCTTCGCCGAAAGCCCGCGCCCGCCGGTTTCCGGCGCCGCAGCCTGA
- a CDS encoding tautomerase family protein, translating into MPLVTIDVIKDVFSPAQKRRMLENVTEAMIAIEGEAMRPVTWVRIQEVEQGDWAIGGQPLAARDVHALAKGAA; encoded by the coding sequence ATGCCGCTCGTAACGATTGACGTGATCAAGGATGTGTTTTCGCCGGCCCAAAAGCGCCGTATGCTCGAGAATGTGACCGAAGCGATGATCGCCATTGAAGGCGAAGCCATGCGCCCGGTCACCTGGGTTCGTATTCAGGAAGTAGAGCAAGGCGATTGGGCCATCGGCGGCCAGCCACTGGCTGCACGCGATGTCCATGCATTGGCGAAAGGCGCCGCGTAA
- a CDS encoding acyl-CoA dehydrogenase family protein has protein sequence MNHQSKTIDLQAILAELGPRFAERSAALEASDSFVFDNYAELKMRGVFSAQVPTDLGGAGVKYSEVAAFLRGLAGYCPSTALALSMHQHLVSAASKNHRDGKPGAALLSKVLEGELVLVSTGANDWLDSGGEAVKVEGGYRINAFKAFASGSPVGDLAITSCAFNCPVDGPSVIHFPMSLKAEGVKLMGDWESMGMRATGSQSIQFKDVFVADAAVGMKRPRGPFHPAFAVIVSVAMPLIMSVYVGIAEAAAAIARKQASRRPADAVAAIQLGELENLLTTAQLAVDSMVALADDLKFAPSAELASQVLVRKSIAANHVVAATEKALEVAGGAGFFRKHGLERLLRDVHAGQFHPLPEKRQQLFTGRLAAGLPPVESSFGN, from the coding sequence ATGAACCATCAAAGCAAAACGATTGATCTTCAGGCGATCCTGGCCGAGCTTGGCCCCCGGTTCGCTGAACGCTCGGCAGCCCTTGAGGCGAGCGACAGTTTCGTGTTCGACAATTATGCCGAGCTCAAGATGCGCGGCGTGTTTTCCGCGCAGGTGCCGACCGATCTTGGCGGCGCTGGTGTGAAATATAGCGAGGTTGCGGCTTTCCTGCGCGGCCTTGCCGGATATTGCCCTTCAACCGCACTTGCCCTGTCGATGCACCAGCATCTGGTATCGGCGGCGTCCAAGAACCACCGGGACGGAAAGCCGGGTGCGGCGCTTCTGTCGAAGGTGCTGGAAGGCGAACTGGTGCTCGTCAGCACCGGGGCCAATGACTGGCTCGATTCCGGCGGCGAGGCGGTGAAGGTGGAAGGCGGTTATCGCATCAACGCTTTCAAGGCGTTTGCAAGCGGGTCGCCGGTGGGTGACCTTGCCATCACCTCCTGCGCCTTCAATTGCCCGGTGGACGGCCCTTCCGTCATTCACTTCCCGATGTCGCTGAAGGCAGAGGGTGTGAAGCTGATGGGCGACTGGGAAAGCATGGGCATGCGGGCAACCGGTTCGCAGTCCATCCAGTTCAAGGACGTGTTCGTGGCGGATGCAGCCGTCGGGATGAAGCGCCCGCGTGGGCCTTTCCACCCGGCCTTCGCAGTGATCGTATCGGTTGCCATGCCGCTGATCATGTCCGTCTATGTCGGGATCGCTGAAGCGGCGGCTGCCATTGCCCGCAAGCAGGCGTCTCGCCGGCCGGCTGATGCCGTGGCGGCGATCCAGCTGGGCGAGCTTGAAAACCTGCTGACCACGGCCCAGCTTGCCGTCGATTCCATGGTGGCACTGGCGGACGACCTGAAATTTGCGCCGAGTGCAGAGCTTGCAAGCCAGGTCCTTGTAAGGAAATCGATCGCTGCAAACCATGTGGTTGCGGCAACCGAAAAGGCGCTGGAGGTGGCAGGCGGTGCCGGTTTCTTCCGCAAGCACGGGCTGGAGCGGCTACTGCGCGATGTGCATGCGGGGCAGTTCCATCCGCTGCCAGAAAAACGCCAGCAGCTTTTCACCGGCCGTCTGGCAGCCGGATTGCCGCCGGTCGAAAGCTCCTTCGGCAACTGA
- a CDS encoding outer membrane protein OmpK produces the protein MAVVRKALAMLLCTFSVAAEAGDKLVQWTDTSLTALFGTNFKVTGDDATTLTFEHASGWSFGDLFMFVDVTDYHDNPVRGGSWYGEFSPRFSLKKVGLINLPDDGFLKDLTIATTWEKGKNGVEALLIGPGTSLAVPGFAFFQVNVYARKDTGKGAGFEDAQVTVSWRKRFSIGQQEFVIDGFADYVMGWGPQAANLHLVPQVKWDMGKAMGLGDHRLYLGSEIDIWTNKFGIPDSGAFPTDQLGLNLILKAHF, from the coding sequence ATGGCGGTCGTGCGCAAGGCATTGGCAATGCTCCTTTGTACGTTCAGCGTGGCGGCGGAAGCTGGTGACAAGCTGGTGCAATGGACGGACACCAGCCTGACAGCGCTTTTCGGCACCAATTTCAAGGTGACAGGCGACGACGCCACAACACTGACGTTCGAACACGCCAGCGGCTGGTCCTTTGGCGATCTTTTCATGTTTGTCGATGTCACCGACTATCACGACAATCCGGTGCGGGGTGGCAGCTGGTACGGCGAATTTTCACCGCGCTTCAGCCTGAAGAAGGTGGGGCTCATTAACCTGCCGGACGATGGCTTCCTGAAAGACCTGACAATTGCCACCACATGGGAAAAGGGCAAGAACGGGGTCGAGGCGCTGCTCATCGGCCCCGGCACGTCACTTGCCGTACCCGGCTTTGCCTTCTTTCAGGTGAATGTCTATGCACGCAAGGATACCGGCAAGGGTGCGGGGTTTGAAGATGCGCAGGTGACCGTCAGCTGGCGCAAACGTTTCAGTATCGGGCAGCAGGAGTTTGTGATCGACGGCTTCGCCGACTATGTGATGGGCTGGGGGCCGCAGGCGGCCAACCTTCATCTGGTGCCGCAGGTGAAATGGGATATGGGAAAGGCGATGGGCCTTGGTGACCACCGCCTTTACCTTGGGTCTGAAATCGATATCTGGACCAACAAATTCGGCATCCCCGACAGTGGCGCCTTCCCGACCGACCAGCTGGGGCTGAACCTGATCCTGAAAGCGCATTTCTGA